Proteins found in one Neodiprion lecontei isolate iyNeoLeco1 chromosome 6, iyNeoLeco1.1, whole genome shotgun sequence genomic segment:
- the LOC107217761 gene encoding histone acetyltransferase Tip60: protein MKTTLCLVTSFGQILIKMIEEHDERETICDSVSSLVEGCRLPVRMQDGDDWPLAEIISVKEMRGVKCYYVHYVDFNKRLDEWVMENCLDTRKVQFPRRDGTAPGTGAATPKKQIPSRPPSPNNVIPEPVNGSAVLQAALQKKISRKRKATFLENEDSQEAPPQPVPAATGPRSTGSLVAHHHDDVVTRMKNIELIELGRHRIKPWYFSPYPQEMVSLQCIYICEFCLKYRKSRKCLERHLAKCNLRHPPGNEIYRKGSISFFEIDGRKNKNYAQNLCLLAKLFLDHKTLYYDTDPFLFYVMTQFDSRGFHIVGYFSKEKESTEDYNVACILTMPPYQRKGYGKLLIEFSYELSKFEGKTGSPEKPLSDLGLLSYRSYWAHTILDILLNVKPLVENEKPQITINEICELTSIKKEDVISTLQNLNLINYYKGQYIVTLNRDIIQQHAAAMEKRQIGIDPKCLHWTPKDWSVRAKWNPGTDYLRHASVQNCT, encoded by the exons ATGAAAACAACATTGTGTTTAGTGACAAGTTTTGGTCAAATTCTGATCAAAATGATCGAGGAACACGATGAGCGGGAGACGATATGTGATTCAGTG TCATCACTTGTCGAGGGTTGTCGTTTGCCGGTCAGGATGCAAGACGGCGACGACTGGC CGCTCGCTGAAATCATCAGCGTCAAAGAGATGCGAGGTGTCAAATGCTACTATGTCCACTATGTGGATT ttaACAAACGATTGGACGAGTGGGTGATGGAAAATTGTTTAGATACGCGGAAAGTTCAATTTCCAAGGCGAGATGGTACAGCGCCTGGAACGGGGGCAGCGACACCAAAAAAACAGATTCCTAGCAGGCCGCCGAGTCCAAACAATGTGATACCTGAGCCGGTCAACGGTTCGGCAGTACTGCAGGCAGcgttacagaaaaaaatttctagaaaaagaaaagctaCATTCTTAGAGAACGAGGATTCTCAAGAAGCACCACCGCAACCTGTACCTGCGGCTACCGGCCCAAGGTCTACCGGTTCACTGGTAGCGCATCACCACGATGATGTTGTAACtaggatgaaaaatatagaattaattgaattgGGAAGGCATAGGATAAAACCATGGTATTTCAGCCCGTACCCTCAAGAAATGGTCAGCCTCCaatgtatttacatatgtGAATTCTGCCTCAAGTATCGAAAGAGTCGAAAATGTCTAGAAAGACACTTGGCAAAATGTAATTTAAGGCATCCGCCTGGAAACGAAATATACAGAAAAGGCTCGATATCGTTCTTTGAAATAGATGGAAGGAAAAACAAGAATTATGCTCAAAATCTTTGTTTATTAGCAAAGTTATTCTTAGATCATAAAACTTTATATTACGACACGGATCCCTTCTTGTTCTATGTTATGACACAATTCGATAGCCGAGGTTTTCATATTGTGGGATATTTTTCGAAGGAGAAAGAATCGACCGAGGATTACAATGTCGCTTGTATTTTGACAATGCCTCCTTACCAGAGAAAGGGTTATGGAAAACtgttaattgaattttcttatgaattatcgaaatttgaGGGTAAAACTGGATCTCCGGAAAAGCCACTGTCCGACTTGGGGTTATTGTCGTATAGAAGTTACTGGGCCCACACGATACTAGACATTTTACTAAACGTCAAACCCTTAGTCGAGAATGAAAAACCACAGATAACGATAAACGAAATATGTGAACTGAcgtcgataaaaaaagaagatgtCATATCAACGCTGCAAAATTTAAACCTCATTAATTACTACAAAGGACAATACATCGTTACGCTTAATAG AGATATAATACAGCAACACGCCGCCGCAATGGAGAAGCGTCAGATAGGAATAGACCCAAAATGTCTTCATTGGACACCAAAAGACTGGAGCGTCAGAGCGAAATG GAATCCTGGAACTGATTATCTACGTCACGCAAGCGTGCAAAATTGTACATAA